In Passer domesticus isolate bPasDom1 chromosome 32, bPasDom1.hap1, whole genome shotgun sequence, the following are encoded in one genomic region:
- the MPZ gene encoding myelin protein P0, whose amino-acid sequence MRPDKGHQCGRAPRHPRCRSVSLNVAFEGPRGAAPPRRCPRHPKTAAPPLSPRVAASMCPQLSPRATRRLLLAAALLAALAVSPVSPIHVYTPRELYGTVGSRVTLSCSFWSSEWISEDISITWHFQADGSRDSISIFHYAKGQPYIDDVGTFKERMEWAGNPRRRDGSIVIHSLEPSDNGTFTCDVKNPPDIVGKSSQVTLYVLEKVPPRYGVVLGSVIGGALLLVAVLVALAYGTRYCWRRRQAALQRRLSAMEKGKLQRSGKDGSKRSRQAPVLYAMLDHGRGAKKAKGDSRKDRK is encoded by the exons ATGCGGCCGGACAAAGGCCACCAGTGTGGCCGCGCCCCCCGCCACCCTCGGTGTCGCTCGGTGTCCCTCAATGTCGCCTTTGAGGGGCCCCGCGGCGCGGCCCCCCCGCGGCGCTGCCCGCGCCACCCTAAaaccgcggccccgccgctgtCCCCGCGTGTCGCCGCCAGcatgtgtccccagctgtccccgaGGGCCacccgccgcctcctcctcgcGGCCGCGCTCCTGGCGGCGCTCG CAGTGTCGCCGGTGTCCCCAATCCACGTGTACACGCCGCGCGAGCTCTATGGCACCGTGGGCTCGCGCGTCACCCTGTCCTGCAGCTTCTGGTCCAGCGAGTGGATCTCGGAGGACATTTCCATCACCTGGCACTTCCAGGCCGACGGCTCCCGCGACAGCATCTCC ATCTTCCACTACGCCAAGGGCCAGCCCTACATCGACGACGTGGGGACATTCAAGGAGCGCATGGAGTGGGCGGGGAACCCGCGGCGCCGCGACGGCTCCATCGTCATCCACAGCCTGGAGCCCAGCGACAACGGCACCTTCACGTGCGACGTCAAGAACCCGCCCGACATCGTGGGCAAGTCCTCGCAGGTCACGCTCTACGTGCTGGAGAAAG TGCCACCCCGCTACGGTGTCGTGCTGGGCTCTGTCATCGGCGGGGCGCTGCTCCTGGTGGCCGTGCTGGTGGCCCTGGCCTACGGCACGCGCTACTGCTGGCGGCGGCGCCAGGCGGCTCTGCAGCGGCGGCTGAG CGCCATGGAGAAGGGCAAGCTGCAGCGCTCGGGCAAGGACGGCTCCAAGCGCAGCCGGCAG GCCCCCGTGCTCTACGCCATGCTGGACCACGGCCGCGGCGCCAAGAAAGCCAAGGGCGACTCGCGCAAGGATAGGAAATAG
- the NR1I3 gene encoding nuclear receptor subfamily 1 group I member 3 gives MGAALRREESPEGTGEPPRPSPVLKATGQGADPASRCVPVPPRPAVSRVSPLSPLSPLSPPRSSRPLSPLPNTGGQGTRGTRGTRGSVGAPGSDRDPPECHPPGGGDPWGQGTGAARGSRDGDRDLPVGTAVAGRPPPCPLWALLLAACDTRCHPQPAAVTPRLSPLSPCPSVAAPVLRCPRPRCHPRCHPSPVSPPPRALSQPQVQGSNSTRPLLGAPATRGDTGRGHAGNGGDTRRPPATRGDRRGHAGTRGPLAAWGQFSVTGGTGGHRLRYGSRGDPRGPQGTGGDRRGHTGTLGDTREHSGTGGDTRGSEGTLRDRRGTFGGWRDTRGAAGTFRDQRGHFVPVGDTRGQEGTDRDWRGHAGGGTTGQGGTAASRGRQRWRWRLCVTPAVAVSPGVSLPSPPGTERGPRDPPGDTEPDGDKVCAVCGDRANGYHFHVMSCEGCKGFFRRSIIKGVRFTCPLARRCPVTKAKRRQCQACRLQKCLDVGMRRDMIMSEEALRRRRELRGQRGQPGGQRGQPGGQRGHEGLTAEQQELIALLIGAHQRTFDSSFSQFMRCWPAVRLLVPSPPGAGVAAGVSLSLSPCEEALPDVLTLLPQFADLSTFMIQQVIKFAKEIPVFRSLPLEAQISLLKGATLGICEIRYNTVFNPATKAWECGQRCYTIHDGALAGFQQVYLEPLLKFHESLRRLRLHEAEYALLQAMLLFSPDHAGIAQRDVIDQFQEQVALTLQSYIEHQHPPPEGRFLYAKLLLLLTELQTLMVENMRQILHIQDLSAMTPLLSEIIS, from the exons ATGGGGGCTGCGCTGAGAAGAGAGGAGAGCccggaggggacaggggag cccccccgcccctccccggTGCTGAAAGCCACGGGACAAGGGGCAGACCCCGCTTCCCGGTGTGTTCCGGTGCCCCCGCGCCCCGCGGTGTCCCgggtgtccccgctgtccccgctgtccccgctgtccccaccTCGCTCATCCCGCCCGCTGTCGCCGCTGCCGA ACACGGGAGGACAGGGGACAAGGGGGACACGAGGGACACGGGGGAGTGTGGGGGCACCGGGGAGTGACCGTGACCCCCCCGAGTGCCACCCTCCTGGTGGCGGTgacccctggggacagggcacaggcGCTGCGCGGGGGTCCCGGGATGGCGACAGGGACCTTCCCGtggggacagcggtggcaggaCGGCCACCACCGTGTcccctctgggctctgctgctggcagcgtGTGACACGCGGTGCCACCCTCAGCCCGCGGCTGTGAcaccccggctgtcccctctgtccccgtgtccctctgtGGCCGCACCTGTGCTCCGCTGTCCCCGCCCCAGGTGCCACCCCAGGTGCCACccgtcccctgtgtcccctccgcCCCGCGCTCTGTCGCAGCCCCAAGTTCAAGGTTCAAACTCCACGCGGCCGCTCCTGGGAGCGCCGGCGACACGCGGGGACACGGGCAGGGGACACGCGGGGAATGGAGGGGACACACGGAGACCGCCGGCGACACGCGGGGACCGCCGGGGACACGCGGGGACCCGAGGTCCCCTCGCTGCGTGGGGACAGTTCTCTGTCACCGGCGGCACCGGGGGACACCGGCTCAGGTACGGCAGCCGCGGGGACCCGCGGGGACcgcaggggacaggaggggacaggaggggacacacGGGGACACTCGGGGACACTCGGGAAcactcagggacaggaggggacacacggggatcggaggggacactcagggacaggaggggaacATTCGGGGGCTGGCGGGACACGCGGGGAGCAGCGGGGACATTCCGGGACCAGCGGGGTCACTTTGTCCCCGTCGGGGACACgcggggacaggaggggaccgACAGGGACTGGCGGGGACACGCGGGTGGTGGCACCACGGGACAGGGTGGCACCGCGGCCTCGAGGGGACGGCAGCGGTGGCGCTGGCGGCTGTGTGTCACCCCCGCTGTCGCCGTGTCCCCAGGCGTGTCCCTGCCGAGCCCCCCGGGCACGGAGCGCGgcccccgggacccccctggGGACACGGAGCCCGACGGGGACAAAGTGTGCGCCGTGTGCGGGGACAGGGCCAACGGGTACCACTTCCACGTCATGAGCTGCGAGGGCTGCAAGGGCTTCTTCAG gcGCTCCATCATCAAAGGTGTCCGCTTCACGTGTCCCCTGGCGCGGCGCTGCCCTGTCACCAAGGCCAAGCGGCGACAGTGCCAGGCGTGTCGCCTCCAGAAGTGCCTCGACGTGGGCATGAGGAGGGACA TGATCATGTCGGAGGAggcgctgcggcggcggcgggagctgcggggacagcggggccagcccgggggacagcggggccagcccgggggacagcggggacacgaGGGGCTGACGGccgagcagcaggagctgatcGCGCTCCTCATCGGCGCCCACCAGCGCACCTTCGACTCCAGCTTCTCGCAGTTCATGCGCTGCTGG cccgCCGTGCGCCTGCTGGTGCCCAGCCCGCCTGGCGCGGGTGTCGCCGCGGGGGTGTCGCTGTCGCTGTCGCCGTGCGAGGAGGCGCTGCCGGACGTGCTGACGCTGCTGCCGCAGTTCGCGGACCTGAGCACGTTCATGATCCAGCAGGTGATCAAATTCGCCAAGGAGATCCCGGTGTTCAG GAGCTTGCCGCTGGAGGCGCAGATCTCGCTGCTGAAaggagccacgctgggcatCTGCGAGATCCGCTACAACACCGTCTTCAACCCCGCCACCAAGGCCTGGGAGTGCGGCCAGCGCTGCTACACCATCCACGACGGGGCCCTGG cGGGATTCCAGCAGGTGTACCTGGAGCCTCTGCTCAAGTTCCACGAGAGCCTGCGGCGCCTGCGGCTGCACGAGGCCGAGTACGCCCTGCTGCAGGCCATGCTGCTCTTCTCGCCAG ACCACGCCGGCATCGCCCAGCGCGACGTCATCGACCAGTTCCAGGAGCAGGTGGCGCTGACCCTGCAGAGCTACATCGAGCACCAGCACCCCCCCCCCGAGGGCAG GTTCCTGTAcgccaagctgctgctgctgctgacggAGCTGCAGACGCTGATGGTGGAGAACATGCGGCAGATCCTGCACATCCAGGACCTGTCGGCCATGACGCCGCTGCTCTCCGAGATCATCAGCTGA
- the TOMM40L gene encoding mitochondrial import receptor subunit TOM40B isoform X2 has product MGNAEGRAPRRAEPRGNPGSFDELHRLCKEVFPPQMEGVKLIVTKTLSSHFQVTHTVHMSTLGPSGYRFNATFLGDRQLGAEVFPTLLGDMDSCGSLNAQAVQLLGERLRAKAVFQVSRGRHQAKFVTWQFDGEYRGEDCTATLTLGNPDLLGGSVIVVAHFLQSVTARLVLGGELVYHRRPGEEGAILTLAGKYSAPHWVTTLNVGYGGAHASYYHRANEQVQVGVELEANTRLQESSFAFGYQLSLPRANVVFRGLLDSNWSVGGVLEKKLPPLPVTLALGAFLNHWRSRFHCGFSVTVG; this is encoded by the exons AGGTGTTCCCGCCGCAGATGGAGGGCGTGAAGCTGATCGTCACCAAGACCCTGAGCAGCCACTTCCAG GTGACACACACAGTGCACATGAGCACGCTGGGCCCCTCCGGCTACCGCTTCAACGCCACCTTCCTGGGGGACCGCCAGCTGGGCGCCGAG gtgttcCCCACGCTGCTCGGGGACATGGACAGCTGTGGCAGCCTCAACGCCCAGGCCGTGCAGCTGCTGGGCGAGCGCCTGCGCGCCAAGGCCGTGTTCCAGGTGAGCCGGGG ACGCCACCAGGCCAAGTTCGTGACGTGGCAGTTCGACGGCGAGTACCGCGGCGAGGACTGCACGGCCACGCTCACGCTGGGCAACCCCGACCTGCTGGGCGGCTCCG TGATCGTGGTGGCACACTTCCTGCAGAGCGTCACCGCCCGCCTGGTGCTGGGCGGGGAGCTGGTGTACCACCGGCGGCCCGGCGAGGAGGGAGCCATCCTCACCCTGGCCGGGAAGTACTCGG CCCCGCACTGGGTGACGACGCTCAACGTGGGCTACGGCGGCGCCCACGCCAGCTACTACCACCGGGCCAACGAGCAG GTGCAGGTGGGGGTGGAGCTGGAGGCCAACACGcggctgcaggagagcagcttCGCCTTCGGCTACCAGCTGAGCCTGCCGCGGGCCAACGTGGTCTTCCGAG ggctcctggaCAGCAATTGGAGCGTGGGGGGCGTCTTGGAGAAGAAGCTGCCGCCCCTGCCCGTGACGCTGGCGCTGGGCGCCTTCCTGAACCACTGGAGGAGCCGCTTCCACTGCGGCTTCAGCGTCACCGTGGGCTGA
- the TOMM40L gene encoding mitochondrial import receptor subunit TOM40B isoform X1, which translates to MATVPLPAGAGTCHQPQAGAGDTRWWPCGCPRVPLSPCPPVSVSLSSCCTVPRCSPSSPRPLPPPAVPGVPRCPCPHSALSPGVPMSLLLAGVPLSPGVPMSLSHATLSPGVPLSPGVPKYPQLSLSPLCAVPRCSLVPVPVPHTAVPRCSPCPQVSPDVPLSPGVPVPHAAVPRCPQVSPGVPVSPSHTCCPQLSPGVPPVPRCPHPSRCCPQVFPCPQVSPGVPSCPRPSRCCPQVFPTLLGDMDSCGSLNAQAVQLLGERLRAKAVFQVSRGCHPHAGPVPACPRCQRRCPRPQTPPGQVRDVAVRRRVPRRGLHGHAHAGQPRPAGRLRDRGGTLPAERHRPPGAGRGAGVPPAARRGGSHPHPGREVLGPALGDDAQRGLRRRPRQLLPPGQRAGLLDSNWSVGGVLEKKLPPLPVTLALGAFLNHWRSRFHCGFSVTVG; encoded by the exons ATGGCCACGGTGCCACTGCCCGCTGGTGCTGGCACGTGCCATCAGCCCCAGGCCGGAGCTGGGGACACGCGGTGGTGGCCCTgtggctgtccccgtgtccccctgtccccgtgtccccctgtctctgtgtccctgtcctcaTGCTGCACTGTCCCCAGGTGTTCCCCAAGTTCCCCTCGccctctccctccccctgctgtcccaggtgtccccaggtgtccctgtccccactctgcactgtccccaggtgtccccatgtccctgctgtTGGCAGGTGTTCCcttgtccccaggtgtccccatgtccctgtcccatgccacgctgtccccaggtgttcccctgtccccaggtgtccccaagtatccccagctgtccctgtccccactgtgcgctgtccccaggtgttcccttgtccctgtccccgtccctcacactgctgtccccaggtgttccccctgtccccaggtgtccccagatgtccccctgtccccaggtgtccccgtCCCTCacgctgctgtccccaggtgtccccaggtgtccccaggtgtccccgtgtccccgtccCACAcgtgctgtccccagctgtccccaggtgttccccctgtccccaggtgtccccatccctcacgctgctgtccccaggtgttcccctgtccccaggtgtccccaggtgtccccagctgtccccgtccctcacgctgctgtccccag gtgttcCCCACGCTGCTCGGGGACATGGACAGCTGTGGCAGCCTCAACGCCCAGGCCGTGCAGCTGCTGGGCGAGCGCCTGCGCGCCAAGGCCGTGTTCCAGGTGAGCCGGGGGTGCCACCCCCACGCCGGCCCTGTCCCCGCGTGTCCCCGCTGCCAGCGCCGCTGTCCCCGTCCCCAGACGCCACCAGGCCAAGTTCGTGACGTGGCAGTTCGACGGCGAGTACCGCGGCGAGGACTGCACGGCCACGCTCACGCTGGGCAACCCCGACCTGCTGGGCGGCTCCG TGATCGTGGTGGCACACTTCCTGCAGAGCGTCACCGCCCGCCTGGTGCTGGGCGGGGAGCTGGTGTACCACCGGCGGCCCGGCGAGGAGGGAGCCATCCTCACCCTGGCCGGGAAGTACTCGG CCCCGCACTGGGTGACGACGCTCAACGTGGGCTACGGCGGCGCCCACGCCAGCTACTACCACCGGGCCAACGAGCAG ggctcctggaCAGCAATTGGAGCGTGGGGGGCGTCTTGGAGAAGAAGCTGCCGCCCCTGCCCGTGACGCTGGCGCTGGGCGCCTTCCTGAACCACTGGAGGAGCCGCTTCCACTGCGGCTTCAGCGTCACCGTGGGCTGA